One window from the genome of Glycine soja cultivar W05 chromosome 12, ASM419377v2, whole genome shotgun sequence encodes:
- the LOC114378227 gene encoding photosystem II repair protein PSB27-H1, chloroplastic-like, which yields MASPTLITPKSVKSLTPIKPKPTTTIAATLTPPTTTSTAAATHPRRREFLSIITATTWLVPLSPALASSDEEYMKETEEVINKVRTTIVMDKNDPNVATAVAELRETSNSWVAKYRREKALLGRVSFRDMYSALNAVSGHYISFGPTAPIPAKRRARILEEVDTAEKALLRGR from the coding sequence ATGGCCTCCCCAACACTAATAACCCCCAAATCAGTGAAATCACTCACACCCATCAAGCCCAAACCCACCACCACCATCGCCGCCACTCTCACACCACCCACAACAACCTCCACCGCCGCCGCCACCCACCCTCGCCGCCGCGAATTCTTGTCCATCATCACCGCCACCACATGGCTGGTCCCTCTGAGCCCGGCACTGGCTTCCTCGGACGAGGAATACATGAAGGAGACCGAGGAAGTGATCAACAAAGTGAGGACAACAATCGTGATGGACAAGAATGACCCCAACGTGGCAACCGCGGTGGCGGAGTTGAGAGAAACCTCGAACTCGTGGGTGGCAAAGTACAGGAGGGAAAAAGCGCTTCTGGGACGCGTTTCCTTTAGGGACATGTATTCCGCGCTCAACGCTGTTTCTGGTCACTACATTAGCTTCGGACCAACCGCTCCCATTCCCGCCAAACGAAGGGCAAGGATCTTGGAGGAGGTCGACACTGCTGAAAAGGCGCTTCTAAGGGGAAGATAA
- the LOC114378065 gene encoding uncharacterized protein LOC114378065 yields MIFNKGSTHSNLDCFVRCTTPVVQSQFLPKSEITSLNRLWHPWERESVEYFTLGDLWNCYDEWSAYGAGVPITLTSGETLVQYYVPYLSAIQIFTSNSFREETESGDCETRDSYSDSFSDESEYDKVWRWDGTSSEDGGSEQDCLWHFSDRLGHLYCQYFERATPYGRVPLMDKITGLAQRYPGLMSLRSVDLSPASWMAVAWYPIYHIPMGRTIKDLSTCFLTYHTLSSSFQGMDLDDDIEGGHQKKKEGEGIALPAFGLATYKMQGGNVWVAGNRGRDQERLLSLLSVADSWLKQLRVQHHDFNHFMGIRHG; encoded by the exons atgatttttaataaagggTCAACGCATTCTAACCTTGACTGTTTCGTACGGTGTACCACACCTGTGGTTCAATCCCAGTTTCTTCCAAAG TCGGAGATTACAAGCCTTAACCGTTTGTGGCATCCGTGGGAGAGAGAAAGCGTGGAATATTTTACGTTGGGGGATCTTTGGAATTGCTACGACGAATGGAGTGCTTATGGAGCAGGAGTTCCCATTACCTTGACAAGTGGAGAGACACTTGTGCAGTACTATGTGCCTTATCTCTCCGCAATTCAGATTTTCACTAGCAATAGTTTCag GGAAGAGACTGAATCAGGTGACTGTGAAACAAGGGATTCCTATAGTGATTCTTTCAGCGATGAGAGTGAGTATGACAAGGTATGGAGGTGGGATGGAACTTCCTCAGAAGATGGAGGCTCCGAGCAAGACTGTCTCTGGCATTTCAGTGATAGATTGGGTCACCTTTATTGCCAATATTTTGAAAGAGCAACTCCGTATGGAAGAGTTCCTCTTATGGATAAG ATTACTGGATTAGCACAAAGATACCCGGGGTTGATGTCATTAAGAAGTGTTGATCTTTCGCCAGCAAGTTGGATGGCCGTTGCGTG GTACCCAATATATCATATCCCCATGGGAAGAACAATTAAAGACCTTTCTACATGCTTCCTCACTTATCACacgctttcatcttcatttcaaG GCATGGACCTTGACGATGACATAGAAGGTGGccaccaaaagaaaaaggaaggggaAGGCATAGCACTGCCAGCATTTGGTTTGGCAACTTACAAGATGCAAGGGGGGAACGTGTGGGTTGCAGGAAATCGTGGTCGGGACCAAGAAAGGCTATTGTCACTATTGAGTGTGGCAGATTCATGGTTGAAGCAACTCAGGGTCCAACATCATGACTTTAATCACTTCATGGGCATTCGGCatggctaa